A region of the SAR202 cluster bacterium genome:
ACTCGGTATGCCTGGCAGGTCTCGAAGATCTCCTGCTTGGTGTGCTGCAGTGTCCATTCTAAGAAGATTTCTTCAAAGGCCTCGGCGTTTCGAGTGCGCTCGGCGTTGGCGGCGAATCGGGGGTCTTTATAGATGTCGGCGCGGCCCATGGCGTCGCAGAGGCGGCGGAAGTAGCGGTCGTAGCCGACGCCAAAGACCACGTAGCCGTCGGCGCAGGGGTAGGCGCCCTGGGGGATGCCGCCGGGCCATTTGCTGCGGGGCGTCTTGTTGCCGGTGTATTCGTAAAAGAGAGGCCGGTTGTCCACATTCCCCAACAGGGCCTCCAGGGCTGACACGTCCACCTGCTGGCCGATGGCCTGGACTCGCGCGGCGAAAAGTGCGCCCATGCCCGCGGCGGCGGCGGTGACAGCGACCTGGTACCAGATGACATCGAGGGCGTAGGGTAGAGGCTCGCGGTCAGGCTGGCCGTGGGAGTACATGCGGCCACTCATGGCAAAGACGCCCGCGTCAGTGGCGATGAAGTCTTTGTAGGGACCGGTCTGGCCGAAAGGGGATATGGAGAGCATGACGAGGGCTGGGTTTAGCTTCTCCAGGTCTTTATAGCCGAGACCTAGGCTTGCCAGATGACCCGGCTTGAAACCCTCGACCAGGATATCAACGTCCTTGACCAGCCTCTTGAGAATTTCGCGACCGGCGGGTTGAGTGATATCCAGGGTTATGCCGCGTTTGTTGGCGTTGATGTGGAGGTGGAGGCCGCTGGTTTCGGGGTTGGGGAGGTCATCGGGAAAGGGGCCGGCCTTACGGGAGGAGTCGCCGTGGAAGGGAGGCTCGATTTTCAGGACATCGGCGCCGTAGTCAGCCAGGAGGCGGGCGCAGTAGCCGCCGGCGACGCCGTCGCTGAGGTCAAGGACGCGCACGTCGGAAAGGGCTTGCTGTGGGGGATTCAACTGGAGCTATTCTACCCTCACCCTTCGACAGGCTCAGGGTGAGGGGATTTGTATCTTATCTTGCTACCAAACAGGTGAGGGAAAAACATGGATATTTAGAGGCCCATTTGATCGGCGACGCGGCCCAGGTGGTAGGTGGAGTTGCCCATGGAGGACTCGGCCAGCTTGTTGCGGGAGCTGTAGAGCTGCATGTCGTGTTCGACGGTGTAGGAGTAGCCAGCGAAGATGCCGTGGCCGACGAAGGTGGAGTAGCGGCTCATCTCGTTGCACTTGGCTTTGGCCAGGGACACTTCTTCGACGCAGGGACGGCCTTCCAGCATGGCCGCGGCGGCGTTGTAGACGAGGAGGCTGGCGGCGTCGATGGCGACGCGGAGGTCAGCGCACTGGTGCTGCACGGCCTGGAAGGCTCCGATGGGCCGCCCGAATTGGACCCGTGTCTTGCCGTAGTCCACCACCAATTCGAGGATTTTTTGGGCGCGGCCCAGCATTTCGCCGCAGCCGCAGAGGGCAGCGTAGTCGAGCATTCGGCGGAAGGGCTCGATGCCACTGGCGATGACGTTGTCGGCGCTGACCTTGACGTTTTTGAAAAAGACCTGGCATCGAGGGTCGTTGGCGACGCTTTTGAGGGGCTTGACGGTGATGCCGGGGGCTTTGGACTCGACGATGCTGAAGGTCAGGCCCTTCTCTCCTTGAGCGCCGATGATCATATAGTCCACCGACGCGCCGAAGGGAACGGTGAACTTGGAGCCGTTGGCGACGTAGCCCTTGCCGTCGTGCTTGATAGTGGTGGTAATGGGGGTGGACATGGTGATGCCAGCCTCGGCGTAAGCGACGGCGAAGACGGCCTGGCCGCTAGCCATGATTGGGAGCCATTTTTGCTTCTGGGCGTCGCTGCCGGCGTTGAGGATAAGCTGGCCGCATCGGACGGAGGAGGAGAGGATAGGGCTGGGGAGCAGGGCGCGGCCTATCTCTTCCATGAGGACGACCTGGTCGATGATAGTGCCGTCGCCGCCGCCGTACCGGGAGGGGAGGCCAAGGCCCACCCAGCCCAGGTCGGCCATTTTGCGCCAGAGGTCGGGGGAGTAGCCGCGGTCGGTTTTCTCAAGGGCGCGGACCAGGGTGGCGGGGCACTCTTTTTCCAGGAAGTCACGGGCGGAGGCGCGCAGCATGTCTTGAGCTTGGTCATGGGCTAGGTCCAAGGGTGGCTCCTTATCCAGATGATAGGGAGAGGACAGCCCTCACCCATCCCCTGACCTCCCATCTTAATCTTCCCCCTCAAGGGGGGGAAGAGACCAGAAGGAGAGGGCCCGACCCTTCCCACGCTGGTGGGAAGCGGCATTGATAAAGGGTCGTAGTGCTAGGGTTTCACCCTCTCTTCCTTCGACCAGGCTCAGGACGCGTCTGTTCTCCCCCATCAAGGGGGAGAAGGTAATATGGGTGCCGCGGCACCGCGTTGGTCGCCAGCCAACGACATGAGTGTATATGTGCAATTTAGAAGGGCTCAGGTGATTCATGGTTCCTTGGCAAACTACCTTGGCAGGCCCAGGCCGCGCTGGGCGATAATGTTTCGATGGACTTCCATGGTGCCTGCGCCGTGAAGGTGAAGGGCCTCGCGGCTGAGGCCTTCGATGGCGCCTTGGAGGGGCGCCAGGTCGCAGTCGGGCGTGAGGGTGCCATAGAAACCGAGGATTTCTAATGCCGCCTGAGAAAACTTGAATCGGACGTCGGTGCCGTGGAGGAAGGCGATGGATGCCTCAGCGTTGGGGACCTGGCCTCGAGACTGCATCCAGGCGACTTTCCAGCACAACCACTTCCAGGTCTCGAAGTTCATTTTGGACTCGGCCAGCTTTTGCCGGACGATGGGATTCTCGGATAAGGCCTTGCCGTTGTCTCGCGTGTTCTTGCAGAGCTCGACGAAGTCGTCGAAGGCGCGGCGGGTGCGGGCGTACCGC
Encoded here:
- a CDS encoding CoA transferase, which translates into the protein MNPPQQALSDVRVLDLSDGVAGGYCARLLADYGADVLKIEPPFHGDSSRKAGPFPDDLPNPETSGLHLHINANKRGITLDITQPAGREILKRLVKDVDILVEGFKPGHLASLGLGYKDLEKLNPALVMLSISPFGQTGPYKDFIATDAGVFAMSGRMYSHGQPDREPLPYALDVIWYQVAVTAAAAGMGALFAARVQAIGQQVDVSALEALLGNVDNRPLFYEYTGNKTPRSKWPGGIPQGAYPCADGYVVFGVGYDRYFRRLCDAMGRADIYKDPRFAANAERTRNAEAFEEIFLEWTLQHTKQEIFETCQAYRVMCAPINNWDDLMKDPQLVERGYFTRTEHPKAGSLPVTGAPAKMHGTPWSLRRPAPLLGQHNAEVYATLGYTTGDLARLRAHGVI
- a CDS encoding acyl-CoA dehydrogenase, which codes for MDLAHDQAQDMLRASARDFLEKECPATLVRALEKTDRGYSPDLWRKMADLGWVGLGLPSRYGGGDGTIIDQVVLMEEIGRALLPSPILSSSVRCGQLILNAGSDAQKQKWLPIMASGQAVFAVAYAEAGITMSTPITTTIKHDGKGYVANGSKFTVPFGASVDYMIIGAQGEKGLTFSIVESKAPGITVKPLKSVANDPRCQVFFKNVKVSADNVIASGIEPFRRMLDYAALCGCGEMLGRAQKILELVVDYGKTRVQFGRPIGAFQAVQHQCADLRVAIDAASLLVYNAAAAMLEGRPCVEEVSLAKAKCNEMSRYSTFVGHGIFAGYSYTVEHDMQLYSSRNKLAESSMGNSTYHLGRVADQMGL